A genome region from Deinococcus sp. KNUC1210 includes the following:
- a CDS encoding DUF5655 domain-containing protein yields MQSKTLKFYFAFRRLKNFVCVVPVPQKSALLLYLKLDLAVVDLEEGFSRDVSKIGHWATGDLELTIRNDKDLERAKPLIRLAYEQG; encoded by the coding sequence GTGCAGAGCAAGACGCTCAAGTTCTACTTCGCCTTCCGGCGGCTGAAGAACTTCGTGTGCGTGGTTCCTGTCCCTCAAAAGAGCGCATTGCTGCTGTACTTGAAACTTGACCTGGCAGTTGTTGACCTGGAAGAGGGATTCAGTCGCGACGTCAGCAAGATCGGTCACTGGGCAACGGGTGACCTCGAGCTGACAATTCGTAATGACAAAGATCTTGAACGCGCCAAACCGTTGATCCGACTGGCCTACGAACAAG
- a CDS encoding restriction endonuclease subunit S, which produces MTAAEATETGLQAYPVYKDSGVSWIGEIPEGWDIQRLKYSAVPVSTRVINRPEHLRYLGLEHLDSITGKLNNLPEPAQVDSMVALFEAGDVLFGKLRPYLAKVHLAEMPGCSSTEILAFRPRNNLDARFLKYWLLSPGYIETANMLTFGSKMPRVSPEQLTNLPILLPSPQEQRAIAAFLDRETARIDELLLEQEGLLKDLAIRRQTISSAAVTGTLVPQTASMRTVENIGSIPEHWEVWKLKRLADVRSGVTKGRDFKGQAVREVPYLRVANVQDGYLDLEDVATILIGADELERFALQPGDVLMNEGGDNDKLGRGAVWRGEVSPCVHQNHVFSVRPHAVESAWLALINSSDYAKFFFVNSKQSTNLASISSSTIKELPVVVPPESERLEILAAVEQQHTQLDQLVSEVRASIELMRQHRSALITAAVTGKIDVRATRPSAEAG; this is translated from the coding sequence GTGACGGCCGCAGAAGCGACCGAGACGGGACTACAGGCTTATCCGGTCTACAAGGACAGCGGGGTGTCCTGGATCGGTGAGATTCCGGAGGGATGGGACATTCAGCGACTTAAATACTCTGCCGTTCCTGTCAGTACCCGAGTGATCAATCGACCCGAACACCTCCGCTATCTAGGCCTCGAACATCTAGATTCAATCACAGGGAAGCTCAACAACCTGCCAGAGCCAGCGCAGGTGGACAGCATGGTGGCCCTTTTCGAAGCGGGCGATGTCCTCTTCGGAAAACTGAGACCCTATCTGGCAAAGGTACATCTGGCTGAAATGCCCGGCTGCAGTTCAACAGAGATCCTTGCCTTCCGTCCAAGAAACAACCTTGACGCTCGCTTCCTGAAATATTGGCTCCTAAGTCCAGGCTATATCGAAACGGCCAATATGTTGACCTTCGGAAGTAAGATGCCCCGAGTTTCTCCTGAACAGCTCACTAACCTACCGATCCTTCTGCCTAGTCCACAGGAACAACGTGCGATCGCTGCCTTCCTTGACCGTGAGACGGCCCGCATCGACGAGCTGCTGCTGGAGCAGGAAGGCCTGCTCAAAGACCTGGCAATCAGAAGACAGACCATCTCCTCGGCCGCAGTTACAGGGACTCTCGTTCCTCAGACAGCTTCGATGCGAACCGTGGAAAACATTGGTTCGATCCCCGAGCACTGGGAAGTCTGGAAGCTGAAGCGTCTTGCCGACGTGCGCTCCGGCGTCACGAAAGGGCGGGACTTCAAGGGGCAGGCTGTCCGTGAGGTGCCTTACCTCCGCGTCGCCAACGTGCAGGATGGCTACCTCGATCTCGAAGATGTGGCGACCATCCTGATCGGGGCCGACGAACTCGAACGCTTCGCCCTGCAGCCAGGCGACGTGCTGATGAACGAGGGCGGCGACAACGATAAGCTCGGCCGAGGCGCCGTATGGCGGGGAGAAGTCAGCCCCTGCGTCCATCAGAACCACGTCTTCTCGGTCCGGCCGCACGCCGTCGAATCCGCGTGGCTGGCGCTGATCAACAGCTCGGATTACGCGAAGTTTTTCTTCGTCAACTCGAAGCAGAGCACCAACCTGGCTTCGATTTCCTCGAGCACCATCAAGGAGTTGCCGGTGGTCGTTCCGCCCGAAAGCGAGCGGCTTGAAATCCTTGCTGCGGTCGAGCAGCAGCACACGCAACTTGACCAGCTTGTTAGCGAGGTCCGTGCGAGCATAGAGCTCATGCGCCAGCACCGCTCCGCCCTGATCACCGCCGCCGTCACCGGGAAGATCGATGTCCGGGCAACGCGCCCCTCCGCCGAGGCTGGATGA
- a CDS encoding class I SAM-dependent DNA methyltransferase, which translates to MTQTKMGALLWGTAEILRGDFKQSDYGKVILPMTIARRMDGVAQPNSAAVQAVLDTHGEDAPTALLEHAAKSPVYNISGLTFQLMLGDPANLASNLTRFTSSFPEHIREIFQRYRFTEIVSELEEKDLLLEVFKRFAGVDLSPSSIGGHEMGHIFEDLIRRFAELSNETAGEHYTPREVIALMVQLLFTHDDEILSVPGTIKTIYDPTAGTGGMLSVADEYIRGFNPQAKLAVFGQELNDESYAICKADLVIKNYNPENIQQGNTLTDDKHAGRKVNYVLSNPPFGVDWSKSELAVRKEHTSMGKKGRFGPGLPRRSDGTLLFLLHGLDKLEEDGRMAIVTNGSPLFTGNAGSGESEIRRYLLEHDLLEAIIALPTEMFFNTGIQTYIWVLTKAKTPERAGKVQLIDASKLFEKMPKSLGSKRNRMSEEHIRRVVQAHGQLEESEISKVFPNEEFGYRTITVDRPMRYNYAASEERLARLREDRKLRRRDDLDSILQHLREKLGDKVFTSRSAFLGFVELALKPLGLKATESKNIADLLGERDETAEPARDGKKRLMPDTDLRDTEDVPLKEDVQTYFEREVQPYAPDAWISDETRDPTDGELGKVGYEIPFNRYFYTYVAPPPLHEIDEQLKARASRIMTLLQAVVR; encoded by the coding sequence ATGACACAGACAAAGATGGGCGCTTTGCTTTGGGGCACAGCGGAGATTCTTCGTGGCGATTTCAAACAGTCCGACTACGGCAAGGTCATCCTCCCGATGACCATCGCCCGGCGCATGGACGGCGTTGCCCAGCCGAACAGCGCCGCTGTCCAGGCTGTCCTCGACACGCACGGCGAAGATGCCCCCACCGCGCTGCTCGAGCACGCCGCGAAGAGCCCGGTCTACAACATCAGCGGCCTGACCTTCCAGCTGATGCTGGGAGACCCGGCCAACCTGGCGAGCAACCTCACACGCTTCACCAGCAGCTTCCCCGAGCACATCCGTGAAATCTTCCAGCGCTACCGCTTCACCGAGATCGTCAGCGAACTCGAAGAGAAGGATCTGCTGCTCGAGGTCTTCAAGCGCTTTGCAGGCGTCGACCTCAGTCCTTCCAGCATCGGCGGGCACGAGATGGGCCATATCTTCGAGGACCTGATCCGCCGCTTCGCCGAGCTCAGCAACGAAACCGCCGGCGAGCACTACACGCCCCGCGAGGTCATCGCGCTGATGGTGCAGCTGCTGTTCACCCACGACGACGAGATCCTCTCAGTGCCCGGCACCATCAAGACGATTTACGATCCCACCGCTGGGACGGGCGGCATGCTCTCTGTGGCCGACGAGTACATCCGCGGTTTCAACCCGCAGGCGAAACTCGCGGTGTTCGGCCAGGAACTCAACGACGAGTCGTACGCCATCTGCAAGGCCGACTTGGTGATCAAAAACTACAACCCAGAGAACATCCAGCAGGGCAACACGCTGACCGACGACAAACACGCTGGGCGCAAGGTCAACTACGTGCTGAGCAACCCGCCCTTCGGCGTCGACTGGAGCAAGTCCGAGCTGGCCGTGCGCAAAGAGCACACCAGCATGGGCAAAAAAGGCCGCTTCGGACCCGGCCTGCCCCGGCGCAGCGACGGCACGCTGCTGTTCCTGCTGCACGGCCTCGACAAGCTCGAAGAGGATGGCCGGATGGCCATCGTCACCAACGGCAGCCCGCTGTTCACCGGCAACGCCGGCAGCGGCGAGAGCGAGATCCGGCGCTACCTGCTGGAACATGACCTGCTGGAAGCGATCATCGCGCTGCCGACCGAGATGTTCTTCAACACCGGCATCCAGACGTACATCTGGGTGCTCACCAAGGCGAAGACCCCCGAGCGGGCCGGCAAGGTGCAGCTGATCGACGCCAGCAAGCTGTTTGAAAAGATGCCCAAAAGCCTCGGCAGCAAACGCAACCGCATGTCCGAGGAGCACATCCGCCGGGTCGTCCAGGCGCACGGTCAGCTGGAAGAATCCGAGATCAGCAAGGTCTTCCCGAATGAGGAATTCGGCTACCGCACCATCACCGTCGACCGCCCGATGCGCTACAACTACGCCGCGTCCGAGGAGCGACTGGCCCGGCTCCGCGAAGACCGCAAGCTGCGCAGGCGCGACGACCTGGACAGCATCCTGCAACACCTCCGCGAGAAGCTCGGCGACAAGGTGTTCACCAGTCGCTCGGCCTTCCTCGGCTTCGTCGAACTGGCCCTCAAGCCGCTCGGCCTCAAAGCTACCGAAAGCAAGAACATCGCCGACCTGCTCGGCGAGCGCGACGAAACCGCCGAACCGGCCCGCGACGGCAAGAAGCGCCTGATGCCCGACACCGACCTGCGCGACACCGAAGACGTGCCGCTGAAAGAAGATGTGCAGACGTACTTCGAACGCGAGGTTCAGCCGTACGCCCCCGACGCCTGGATCAGCGACGAAACGCGCGACCCCACCGACGGGGAGCTCGGCAAGGTCGGGTATGAGATCCCTTTCAACCGATACTTCTACACCTACGTCGCGCCGCCGCCGCTGCACGAGATCGACGAGCAGCTCAAGGCCCGGGCCAGCCGGATCATGACCCTGCTGCAGGCGGTGGTCAGGTGA
- a CDS encoding MbcA/ParS/Xre antitoxin family protein, protein MPADGSVPPAADLSPELLTAEEPGGIEEDVAAALADGHAPNADLRQPIETIQDFDRAVAELLSRTNADVISEASRLRDEASAARAMARSNRSFEVQAATDIEADRLLCLSDPTVPIDTEQSRIIEMEMDELLLETFGSVETVAAWLDAPNPVLAGDTPASYIRRGDIVAIRRLLRMAATGMPT, encoded by the coding sequence TTGCCTGCCGACGGATCGGTGCCTCCCGCTGCAGACCTGTCGCCGGAACTGCTCACGGCTGAGGAACCGGGCGGCATCGAGGAGGATGTTGCTGCTGCACTGGCCGACGGTCACGCCCCGAACGCCGACCTTCGGCAGCCGATCGAGACCATCCAAGATTTCGACCGCGCGGTGGCCGAACTGCTGTCACGCACCAACGCCGACGTGATCAGTGAGGCCAGCCGGCTTCGCGACGAAGCCAGTGCTGCCAGGGCCATGGCGCGGTCGAATCGATCTTTCGAGGTGCAGGCTGCAACGGACATTGAGGCTGACCGGCTGCTGTGCCTGTCAGATCCCACCGTGCCGATCGACACGGAACAGAGCCGGATCATCGAGATGGAGATGGACGAGTTGCTGTTAGAGACGTTCGGATCGGTCGAGACCGTTGCGGCCTGGCTGGACGCGCCGAACCCGGTGCTGGCCGGCGACACGCCAGCGAGCTACATACGCCGCGGTGACATCGTGGCCATCCGTCGCCTGCTGCGCATGGCTGCGACCGGCATGCCTACCTGA
- a CDS encoding LexA family transcriptional regulator — MRFHTPDRIPLPPHASLAVVSRNTADNASVCTGNFAELREGDFLLRVRGDSMIGVGIHPTSEEPHSGEITLVAVPSDDTATLRHW, encoded by the coding sequence ATGCGCTTTCATACTCCGGACAGGATCCCTCTCCCACCGCATGCTTCGCTCGCTGTTGTCAGCAGGAACACTGCCGACAACGCGTCCGTCTGCACCGGAAACTTCGCCGAACTCCGCGAAGGTGACTTCCTGCTGCGCGTCCGCGGCGACAGTATGATCGGCGTCGGCATCCACCCGACCAGCGAAGAACCGCACAGCGGCGAGATCACCTTGGTCGCGGTGCCGAGCGACGACACCGCCACCCTGAGACACTGGTAG
- a CDS encoding transposase has translation MNKNVKNSTIELAVRLYPDAPGETRLLKAAGVVREVQRAVGRYLLAVTAGQAGSLIDAATSVSDPAPSTRSGAAPRVTQEMLLRQLQDARVPLGWHHALPASSVRLAGLEMLSLYQQGKPEPTWTNSWIPLNGGVWPINPFQVMVHALGPDAVQACDLFALPDVYRAALSRRQQRHMLGEARRFAAARAAFLSGDRLAFSECQRIARRLPPLDLDALDATESEDTPDLASCRERAYIRRVLQPWCVWEWELVLTFRVAGNLPQAWISDTAGVDVGADNLLAWASGSEQGLLDQKFIEVPLPQGPALPDDLGPVPLNHALGEAQARKILFDALRPGYEAVIRQLLRYRRIALENLDWSSFRGYDFRFDLFARDAYLHTALAWLEAYAPLHGSRIVRVDPHYTSRTCSRCRPDWVNPTRPVRGQPFRCQRCGHVQVSDINASLVTRRRSLTDGGEV, from the coding sequence GTGAACAAGAATGTAAAGAACAGCACCATTGAGCTGGCGGTGCGGCTGTACCCGGACGCGCCGGGGGAAACCAGGCTGTTGAAGGCAGCCGGGGTTGTCCGCGAAGTGCAGCGGGCAGTGGGGCGGTATCTGCTCGCCGTGACGGCGGGGCAAGCTGGGTCTCTGATCGACGCGGCAACTTCGGTATCGGATCCTGCACCCTCCACTCGCAGCGGTGCAGCACCGCGGGTGACTCAGGAGATGCTGCTCAGGCAGCTGCAGGACGCCAGGGTGCCGCTGGGATGGCATCACGCACTGCCGGCCTCATCAGTCCGCCTCGCCGGGCTGGAGATGTTGTCGCTGTACCAGCAGGGAAAGCCCGAACCGACCTGGACCAATTCTTGGATCCCGCTGAACGGCGGGGTGTGGCCCATAAATCCGTTTCAGGTCATGGTTCACGCTCTCGGGCCGGACGCCGTGCAGGCCTGCGATCTGTTTGCGTTACCGGACGTGTACCGTGCCGCCCTCAGCCGTCGTCAACAGCGGCACATGCTGGGCGAGGCACGGCGCTTCGCGGCGGCACGGGCAGCCTTTCTCTCTGGTGACCGACTGGCATTTTCGGAGTGCCAGCGCATCGCCCGGCGGTTGCCGCCGTTGGACCTGGATGCGCTCGACGCAACGGAAAGCGAGGACACTCCGGACTTGGCCAGCTGCCGCGAACGGGCGTACATCCGCCGTGTCCTGCAACCCTGGTGCGTCTGGGAGTGGGAGCTCGTCCTGACCTTCCGCGTGGCCGGCAATCTTCCTCAGGCGTGGATCTCGGATACGGCGGGCGTGGATGTCGGCGCGGACAACCTGCTGGCCTGGGCATCAGGCTCTGAGCAAGGCCTGCTGGATCAGAAATTTATCGAGGTACCACTGCCACAGGGGCCTGCGCTCCCCGATGACCTCGGACCGGTGCCGTTGAATCACGCGCTTGGCGAGGCGCAGGCCAGGAAGATCCTCTTTGATGCCCTGAGACCAGGCTATGAGGCAGTGATCAGGCAGCTGCTCAGGTACCGGCGGATCGCGCTGGAGAACCTCGATTGGAGCTCCTTCCGCGGGTATGACTTTCGGTTTGACCTGTTCGCACGCGACGCGTATCTGCACACGGCCTTGGCGTGGCTGGAGGCGTACGCACCGCTTCACGGCAGTCGGATCGTCCGGGTCGATCCGCACTACACGTCTCGAACCTGCAGCCGTTGCAGGCCCGACTGGGTCAATCCCACCCGGCCCGTCCGGGGACAGCCGTTCCGGTGTCAGCGCTGCGGTCACGTTCAGGTCTCGGACATCAACGCGTCGCTGGTCACGCGGCGGCGGAGTTTAACGGACGGAGGTGAGGTATGA
- a CDS encoding HU family DNA-binding protein — MTKATKKPAPAASAKTPAAKPAAKTAAKAVPKAAAAPAPTKVGKTELTDLIVTHAGLSKKDAGAALGAALEAVAEALKSGKTVGLPGVGTLTVKATAARTGVRPGTSEKIQIPAGKKVAFKVAADLKKNL; from the coding sequence ATGACGAAAGCAACCAAGAAGCCCGCTCCTGCCGCTTCCGCCAAGACTCCCGCTGCCAAACCAGCCGCCAAGACCGCTGCAAAAGCCGTTCCGAAGGCAGCCGCTGCGCCTGCTCCGACCAAAGTCGGGAAGACCGAACTGACCGACCTGATCGTCACCCACGCGGGCCTGAGTAAGAAGGACGCCGGCGCTGCACTGGGCGCGGCACTTGAGGCGGTCGCCGAGGCTCTGAAGTCCGGCAAAACCGTCGGCCTCCCAGGCGTTGGCACCCTGACCGTCAAGGCCACCGCCGCCCGTACTGGCGTGCGACCCGGCACCAGCGAGAAGATCCAGATTCCCGCCGGCAAGAAAGTCGCCTTCAAGGTTGCCGCGGACCTCAAGAAGAACCTTTAA
- a CDS encoding ATP-binding cassette domain-containing protein: MQDALIQVTKLSKTFSSRLGGLFSTRRQVTRAVDNISFTVKAGEMVGYLGPNGAGKSTTIKVLTGLLVPSGGDVRVNGFVPWQDRRRYVAGIGAVFGQRTTLWWDLPVRESLELLQHVYRVPSARFRKNLGAFSELLDLGPFLNTPVKNLSLGQRMRADLAAALLHEPALLFLDEPTIGLDVVARERIREFIREVNRERGVTVLLTTHDLLDVERLCRRVMIIDHGSLLYDGALMGLQERFGGERRLVVDYSQLPLSPEVTGTTLLAQEGLRVTYGFQAQSAAEVIARVTAGAPVRDLSVLEPDLEGTIRRIYEGGLLRPGLD, translated from the coding sequence ATGCAAGACGCATTGATTCAGGTCACCAAACTCAGCAAAACCTTTTCCAGCCGGCTCGGCGGGCTGTTCTCCACGCGCCGGCAGGTCACCCGGGCGGTGGACAACATCAGCTTCACCGTGAAGGCCGGCGAGATGGTCGGGTACCTCGGACCGAACGGCGCCGGGAAGTCCACCACCATCAAGGTGCTCACCGGCCTGCTCGTGCCGAGCGGCGGCGACGTCCGCGTCAACGGCTTCGTCCCCTGGCAGGACCGTCGGCGCTACGTGGCGGGCATCGGGGCAGTCTTCGGTCAGCGCACCACCCTGTGGTGGGATCTGCCGGTTCGCGAGTCACTGGAGCTGCTCCAGCACGTCTACCGCGTACCCTCCGCACGCTTCCGGAAGAACCTCGGCGCGTTCTCGGAGCTGCTGGACCTTGGTCCATTCTTGAATACCCCCGTCAAGAATCTCAGTCTGGGACAGCGGATGCGCGCCGACCTGGCCGCCGCGCTGCTGCACGAACCGGCCCTGCTGTTCCTGGACGAGCCGACCATCGGGCTCGATGTGGTCGCCCGGGAACGCATCCGGGAATTTATCCGTGAGGTCAACCGAGAGCGGGGGGTGACGGTCCTGCTCACCACCCATGACCTGCTGGACGTGGAACGGCTGTGCCGCCGGGTGATGATCATTGACCACGGCAGCCTGCTCTATGACGGTGCGCTGATGGGGTTGCAGGAACGCTTCGGCGGGGAACGGCGACTTGTGGTCGACTACTCGCAGCTGCCCCTCAGCCCGGAGGTCACCGGGACGACGCTCCTTGCTCAGGAGGGCCTGCGGGTCACGTACGGCTTCCAGGCACAAAGTGCCGCTGAGGTGATCGCCCGAGTGACAGCCGGCGCACCGGTACGCGACCTCAGCGTCCTCGAGCCCGACCTGGAAGGCACCATCCGCCGAATCTACGAAGGCGGTCTTCTCCGGCCAGGACTGGATTGA
- a CDS encoding ABC transporter permease, with amino-acid sequence MLLYVRLVRAQVRSQLNSPVSFALDVVATTLLTLAEFSAFALVMERFPHLGGPGAAGWSLGEVALLYGMAELGFATMDLLFGGFDAPNFSALIRRGGLDMLLLRPASLTLQVFGSDFSLRRVGRMLLGIGILVWANGLHPILWTPEKALVLLLSLVGLVLFFGGLFMVGGTLTFWTTESVEAMNIVTYGGRTLISYPLSIYDEWLRRAALIIPVGLLSFPPVLVVLGRPFPPGLPHWTAYVSPLVGLAFLCLGVAFWRFGLRHYQGTGS; translated from the coding sequence ATGCTGCTGTACGTCCGGTTGGTGCGGGCACAGGTCCGTTCACAGCTCAACTCCCCCGTGTCGTTCGCGCTGGATGTTGTGGCCACCACCCTGCTGACGCTGGCAGAGTTCTCGGCCTTTGCCCTGGTGATGGAGCGCTTCCCGCACCTCGGCGGCCCCGGGGCCGCCGGCTGGAGTCTGGGCGAGGTCGCCCTGCTGTACGGGATGGCCGAACTCGGCTTCGCCACGATGGACCTGCTGTTCGGCGGCTTCGACGCCCCCAACTTCAGTGCCCTGATCCGGCGTGGTGGCCTGGACATGCTGCTGCTGCGCCCCGCGTCCCTGACGCTGCAGGTGTTCGGCAGCGACTTCTCGTTGCGGCGCGTCGGACGGATGCTGCTCGGTATCGGCATCCTGGTGTGGGCCAACGGCCTTCACCCCATCCTCTGGACGCCGGAGAAGGCCCTGGTGCTGCTGCTGAGTCTCGTCGGCTTGGTGTTGTTCTTCGGGGGCCTGTTCATGGTTGGCGGCACCCTGACGTTCTGGACCACCGAGAGCGTCGAGGCGATGAACATCGTGACCTACGGGGGCCGAACCCTGATCAGCTATCCGCTGTCGATCTATGACGAGTGGCTCCGGCGTGCGGCCCTCATCATTCCGGTCGGCCTGCTGAGCTTCCCGCCGGTGTTGGTGGTGCTGGGACGCCCGTTCCCGCCGGGCCTCCCTCACTGGACCGCGTATGTCTCACCGCTTGTCGGCCTCGCGTTTCTCTGTCTGGGCGTGGCTTTCTGGCGCTTCGGGCTTCGGCACTACCAGGGCACAGGGAGTTGA
- a CDS encoding ABC-2 family transporter protein: MRAEIRLFWEVARRSFARQLTYRRAAIAGLLTNLFFGVLRMSVLLALLRGRGLIVGFSASDAVTYTGITQALIMMMSLFGWFDLMNTVYRGEVGSDLLRPYSYFGFWLAGDAGRAAAQFLMRAVPILVLYAALFGLKPPQSVGTGLLVVLSTLLAWFVSFSFRFLINLTAFWSPNAIGMGRLAFTVLMFASGFLLPLTLFPAWVQTLCSLTPFPSMLQSVVDLWTGKVGGWMHYGSWRCRRAGA, translated from the coding sequence GTGCGTGCAGAGATCCGGCTGTTCTGGGAGGTGGCGCGGCGAAGTTTCGCCCGTCAGCTCACCTATCGCCGTGCCGCGATCGCTGGCCTGCTCACCAACCTGTTCTTCGGCGTCTTGCGCATGAGTGTCCTCCTCGCCCTGCTGCGGGGGCGCGGCTTGATCGTTGGGTTCAGCGCCAGTGACGCGGTCACCTACACCGGGATCACTCAGGCGCTGATCATGATGATGAGCCTCTTCGGCTGGTTTGACCTGATGAACACTGTGTACCGCGGCGAGGTGGGCAGCGACCTCTTGAGGCCCTATAGCTACTTCGGCTTCTGGCTGGCCGGGGACGCAGGCCGCGCGGCCGCCCAGTTCCTGATGCGGGCCGTGCCGATCCTGGTGCTGTACGCCGCCCTGTTCGGCTTGAAGCCACCGCAGAGTGTCGGCACCGGACTGCTGGTGGTGCTGAGTACTCTGCTCGCTTGGTTCGTCAGTTTTAGCTTCCGCTTCCTGATCAACCTCACGGCGTTCTGGTCACCGAACGCCATCGGGATGGGCCGACTCGCCTTCACCGTGCTGATGTTCGCTTCCGGTTTTCTGTTGCCGCTTACGCTGTTCCCAGCCTGGGTGCAGACACTCTGCTCGCTGACTCCGTTTCCGTCGATGCTGCAGAGCGTGGTCGACCTCTGGACCGGGAAGGTCGGGGGGTGGATGCACTACGGGTCCTGGCGGTGCAGGCGGGCTGGGGCGTAG
- a CDS encoding AAA family ATPase: protein MSTPDRIHILGASGAGTTTLGRLLAEQYGHVPLDTDDFFWEPTVPPYEVPRSRAERLALLAHALARHQRWVLSGSLCGWGDVMIPQFDLVVFLSVPPALRMQRLEHRERQRFGPAIQENGDLFGKHREFMDWASKYDGADQSQRSRAAHEVWMQQVSCPVLRLVNDGSVQRLLQAFIDLQPL, encoded by the coding sequence ATGTCGACTCCTGACCGTATCCATATCCTCGGCGCCTCAGGCGCTGGCACCACCACACTCGGCCGACTCCTGGCCGAGCAATACGGGCACGTACCTTTAGACACTGATGATTTCTTCTGGGAGCCGACAGTGCCCCCCTATGAGGTCCCACGCTCCCGGGCGGAGCGGCTCGCTCTGCTCGCGCATGCACTTGCTCGACATCAGCGGTGGGTCCTTTCGGGGTCACTGTGTGGCTGGGGTGACGTGATGATCCCCCAGTTTGACCTGGTGGTTTTTCTGTCCGTGCCTCCAGCACTGCGGATGCAACGCCTCGAACACCGGGAGCGTCAACGTTTTGGCCCGGCGATTCAGGAAAACGGCGACTTGTTTGGGAAGCACCGTGAGTTTATGGACTGGGCTTCCAAGTACGACGGTGCGGATCAGAGCCAGCGAAGCAGGGCCGCTCACGAGGTCTGGATGCAGCAAGTGAGTTGCCCTGTGCTGAGACTGGTCAATGACGGCTCCGTGCAGCGTCTTCTTCAGGCTTTCATTGACCTGCAGCCCCTCTGA
- a CDS encoding transposase family protein, translating to MRRPEGPSVPLSKCSRRVVFVIRLLRKSKTPIHPETELIADAGYQGIQHQQAFTRTPKKASKHHRLTDEQRASNRQLARVRLPVEHVIRRLKVFRILKETYRHRRRRFHLRVNLIAALCNRIPIQT from the coding sequence TTGCGCCGCCCTGAAGGGCCTTCGGTACCGCTGTCGAAATGCAGTCGGCGTGTCGTTTTTGTAATTCGACTCCTGCGGAAGTCGAAAACGCCCATTCACCCTGAGACCGAACTCATCGCTGACGCCGGTTATCAGGGCATTCAACACCAGCAGGCGTTTACGCGGACGCCGAAAAAGGCCAGCAAGCATCACCGGCTCACCGACGAGCAGCGAGCCAGCAACCGGCAGCTCGCACGGGTCAGGCTGCCAGTTGAACATGTCATTCGTCGGCTCAAGGTCTTCCGCATCCTCAAGGAAACCTATCGGCACCGGCGGCGCCGCTTTCACCTTCGGGTCAACCTGATTGCCGCACTTTGCAATCGCATCCCCATCCAAACCTGA